In the Nitrospirales bacterium LBB_01 genome, one interval contains:
- a CDS encoding rubredoxin, which yields MHRCTVCGWIYDDAKESMPFDKQPDDYTCPVCNAPKEAFEEA from the coding sequence ATGCACAGATGCACAGTATGCGGTTGGATTTACGACGATGCAAAAGAGAGTATGCCCTTTGACAAGCAGCCGGATGACTATACTTGTCCGGTTTGTAATGCGCCAAAGGAGGCGTTTGAAGAGGCCTGA
- a CDS encoding FprA family A-type flavoprotein: MNVIEIKPGIFWTGAVDWAVRDFHGYVTPSGTTYNNYLIMDDEPTLVDTVKHDFVEVGVSNIRSLIDPSKIKNIVINHIENDHLGSLDRIMELSPSATIYTTKRGRQGIDRFFDTASWNIKEVKTGDTLKTGKYTLRFVETPMIHWPDSMMTYVEGAKLLISQDAFGQHLASTTRFDDEFVAANSMTELEDSVVDYYANILMPFGKLIKSKICEIKDMGLDIDMIAPDHGVIWRSDPSKVLNMYLDMAEGKAKLQIAIIYDTMWHSTEHMTLPIMRGIIDAGVQCKVIKLRATPMSVAIKEFWKSRACLVGSPTLNNEVFPSVAEFMVHLKGLRPSDRLMGAFGSYGWGGGAVKWLYETFKSMKLPVVEPGIQVQYRLRNEDHEKCYEYGRTFAKAVKEFHEKNYGAPSSACIK; this comes from the coding sequence ATGAATGTTATAGAAATAAAGCCAGGCATTTTCTGGACTGGGGCAGTTGACTGGGCAGTCAGGGATTTTCACGGTTACGTTACCCCAAGCGGAACTACGTATAATAACTACCTTATAATGGATGACGAGCCGACCCTGGTTGACACAGTTAAGCACGATTTTGTCGAGGTCGGGGTATCAAACATAAGGAGCCTTATTGACCCCTCTAAAATAAAAAATATCGTGATTAATCACATAGAAAATGACCACCTCGGCTCTTTGGACAGAATAATGGAGCTATCCCCTTCAGCCACAATCTACACAACAAAAAGGGGCAGACAGGGGATAGACAGGTTTTTTGATACTGCCTCGTGGAATATCAAAGAGGTTAAAACCGGCGATACCCTAAAGACAGGAAAATACACACTGAGATTTGTGGAAACCCCTATGATACACTGGCCGGATTCCATGATGACCTATGTTGAAGGCGCTAAACTCTTGATTTCTCAGGACGCATTCGGGCAGCATCTTGCCTCTACAACCCGTTTTGACGATGAGTTTGTTGCCGCAAATTCAATGACTGAACTTGAGGACTCCGTTGTTGACTACTATGCCAATATTCTTATGCCCTTCGGTAAACTAATAAAATCAAAGATATGTGAAATAAAAGATATGGGTCTTGATATTGACATGATAGCACCTGACCACGGAGTTATATGGCGCTCTGATCCCAGCAAAGTCCTCAACATGTACTTGGATATGGCTGAGGGTAAGGCAAAGCTTCAGATTGCTATAATCTATGACACCATGTGGCATAGCACTGAGCACATGACGCTTCCCATCATGCGCGGAATAATAGACGCCGGCGTGCAGTGTAAGGTAATAAAACTGCGGGCAACCCCTATGAGTGTGGCGATTAAGGAGTTTTGGAAATCAAGGGCGTGTCTGGTAGGCTCCCCTACGTTAAATAACGAGGTGTTCCCTTCTGTGGCCGAGTTTATGGTGCATCTTAAGGGTTTAAGACCATCGGATAGACTGATGGGCGCATTTGGCAGTTACGGATGGGGAGGTGGCGCAGTTAAATGGCTCTATGAGACCTTTAAAAGCATGAAACTACCGGTAGTTGAGCCTGGCATTCAGGTACAGTACCGCCTCAGAAATGAGGACCACGAAAAGTGTTACGAATATGGCAGGACGTTTGCCAAAGCAGTCAAAGAGTTTCACGAAAAAAACTACGGTGCGCCAAGTTCGGCATGTATAAAGTAA
- a CDS encoding MucR family transcriptional regulator has translation MTESRFKEKPACSIKSVVPDTLFCKSCSYENEVWSDEENPVCKECGKPLKS, from the coding sequence GTGACAGAGTCGCGGTTTAAAGAAAAACCAGCTTGCAGTATAAAATCTGTAGTGCCTGACACTCTGTTTTGCAAAAGTTGCAGCTATGAAAACGAGGTCTGGAGTGATGAGGAGAACCCTGTATGTAAAGAGTGCGGCAAACCTCTTAAGAGCTGA
- a CDS encoding rubredoxin has translation MAVFKCEKCGAVKDGKCKPQKCPACGDKGTMIKQD, from the coding sequence ATGGCTGTTTTTAAATGTGAAAAATGCGGCGCCGTAAAAGACGGTAAATGTAAACCACAGAAGTGCCCAGCCTGCGGCGATAAGGGCACTATGATAAAACAAGACTAA
- a CDS encoding transcriptional repressor, with product MAMTSVATYRKTGLKLTPQRMAIIDYLKENRQHPSAEEIFKYVSRKFPTMSFATVYNTLETLERQGSLMVLIIDPHRKRYDTVTAPHHHLFCTNCKKIADLEREYELEILENERLGFEIFGNRIEFYGLCPQCRENANQI from the coding sequence ATGGCAATGACAAGTGTTGCTACGTATAGAAAGACAGGTTTAAAGCTCACGCCTCAACGCATGGCGATTATAGATTATCTGAAAGAAAACAGGCAGCATCCATCAGCTGAAGAGATTTTTAAATACGTCTCAAGGAAATTTCCTACTATGTCTTTTGCCACGGTTTATAACACCCTTGAAACTCTTGAGCGGCAAGGCTCTCTTATGGTACTGATAATTGATCCGCACAGGAAACGATACGATACAGTCACAGCCCCTCATCATCATCTGTTTTGCACAAACTGCAAAAAGATAGCCGACTTGGAACGGGAATACGAGCTTGAAATACTAGAGAACGAACGATTAGGATTTGAAATCTTCGGTAATCGGATAGAGTTTTATGGTCTCTGCCCACAGTGCCGGGAAAACGCAAATCAGATATAA
- a CDS encoding c-type cytochrome, translating to MVRNAVRMSRLLVFLSVFLSVGLISAWLFVNEVGAADELAHGKKVFESRCVICHGAKGDGKGLMDVVHRNEKKGMVWSVFPRDFTSGVFKFRTTPTGCLPTDADLVRVVTGGIPRAYMPSSVDLSKEDVKAVTGYIKTFSKRWTDEKACSAIPIKKPSFVGSPDSVAKGEKIWENMKCWECHGKEGKGDGTKADSLKDDWGDKVIPFDFTSGATKMGFAPENVYTAYTTGLDGTGMPSYADSLKEEDRWHLVSYTLKLMGRL from the coding sequence ATGGTAAGAAATGCCGTGAGAATGAGCAGATTGCTTGTGTTTTTGTCGGTTTTTCTAAGTGTTGGATTAATATCTGCATGGCTGTTTGTAAATGAAGTCGGCGCTGCCGACGAACTGGCACATGGTAAAAAGGTGTTTGAAAGCCGCTGTGTAATTTGTCACGGCGCTAAGGGAGACGGCAAAGGCTTGATGGACGTTGTGCACCGCAACGAAAAGAAGGGAATGGTTTGGTCTGTATTCCCGCGTGACTTCACATCAGGTGTGTTTAAGTTCAGAACGACTCCGACCGGTTGTCTGCCAACCGATGCAGACCTCGTCAGAGTGGTAACCGGAGGCATACCCAGAGCGTATATGCCCTCATCGGTCGATTTGTCCAAAGAGGATGTGAAGGCAGTTACAGGGTACATAAAGACGTTTTCCAAGCGATGGACAGATGAAAAGGCCTGCAGCGCTATCCCCATAAAGAAGCCTTCTTTTGTAGGCTCACCTGATTCAGTAGCAAAGGGTGAAAAAATATGGGAAAATATGAAGTGCTGGGAATGCCACGGTAAAGAAGGCAAAGGAGACGGCACTAAGGCCGATAGCTTAAAGGACGACTGGGGTGACAAGGTTATTCCCTTTGACTTTACATCGGGTGCAACTAAGATGGGCTTTGCTCCTGAGAATGTTTACACCGCCTACACCACAGGACTGGACGGCACAGGTATGCCTTCTTATGCAGATTCTTTAAAAGAAGAGGATAGATGGCATCTGGTTTCTTATACATTAAAACTAATGGGAAGGCTTTAG
- a CDS encoding nitrous-oxide reductase, with amino-acid sequence MSFDRRSFLKYLGVAGASVGAGIVALENVTKDGIKNTLLGTSEAQADTKGSVGTQNYDVKPGELDSYYGFWSGGHSGEVRILGVPSMRELKRIPVFNMDVGSGYGVTNESKALLKGRFCGDTHHVHGSYKDGIYDAKYLFVNDKLNNRVARIRMDYMEVDKIVDVPNIQGMHGLFTQRFPKTDWVVCNGEFQVPVPNSSATSTDAPSKYYGIHSIIDAEKMEVVCQIMMDENMDLAATDYGGKYSMTTSYNTEKGVTVSEMLANDNDAMLVFNWERIRKALSANNYKMINGVKVIDGREGKSDIVLRIPIPKNPHGINVTPDGKYAICSGKVAPICSVVEIAKLDEAFSGKIKPKDCIVAQPYIGLGPLHTTYDGRGNAYTSVFIDSTNVKWNIQKAIDAEKLGAEEKKKNAHIIDVLDIHYQVGHIMASMAETKEADGKWLISLNKFSKDRFLNVGPAKNECEQLIDISGEKLKLVHDSAIYIEPHDCIIVRRDIVEKVVKDRYNMFEHPLAVTKSGVERKGNKVTVKLTANAPVFGLQEVKLKKGDDVTVIVTNNDEISDLGHGFALSNYNINFVVSPFQTKSVTFKADKPGVHWAYCTNFCHALHLEMRMRFIIT; translated from the coding sequence ATGTCTTTTGATAGAAGAAGCTTTCTTAAGTATTTGGGAGTGGCAGGCGCAAGTGTTGGCGCAGGGATTGTTGCTCTTGAAAACGTAACGAAAGATGGAATAAAAAATACATTGTTGGGCACTAGCGAGGCTCAGGCTGACACTAAAGGCAGCGTTGGTACTCAAAACTATGATGTAAAACCCGGTGAGCTGGATTCATACTATGGTTTCTGGAGCGGCGGTCATTCCGGTGAGGTTAGAATCCTCGGGGTGCCCTCTATGAGAGAGCTTAAGAGAATCCCCGTGTTTAATATGGACGTCGGCTCAGGTTATGGCGTAACCAACGAAAGTAAGGCGCTCCTTAAGGGGCGTTTCTGCGGTGACACTCACCACGTTCACGGCTCCTACAAAGACGGTATCTATGATGCGAAGTACCTCTTTGTAAATGACAAACTCAACAACCGTGTAGCTCGTATCAGGATGGACTACATGGAGGTTGATAAGATTGTTGACGTCCCCAACATTCAGGGAATGCACGGGCTGTTCACACAAAGATTTCCAAAGACCGATTGGGTAGTGTGTAACGGCGAGTTTCAGGTGCCGGTACCCAATAGCTCTGCTACTTCTACCGATGCTCCCAGCAAGTACTATGGTATTCACTCCATAATAGACGCCGAGAAGATGGAGGTCGTGTGTCAGATTATGATGGACGAGAACATGGATTTAGCTGCCACCGATTACGGCGGAAAGTATTCTATGACCACATCATATAACACTGAAAAAGGCGTTACGGTTTCCGAGATGCTCGCTAACGACAATGATGCAATGTTGGTGTTCAACTGGGAAAGAATTCGTAAAGCGCTGAGTGCCAACAATTACAAGATGATTAACGGAGTGAAGGTAATTGACGGCAGAGAGGGCAAGTCTGACATAGTGCTGCGTATTCCGATTCCAAAAAACCCGCACGGCATAAACGTTACCCCTGACGGCAAGTATGCAATATGTTCAGGTAAAGTGGCGCCGATATGCTCGGTTGTTGAAATTGCTAAGTTGGATGAGGCGTTTAGCGGCAAAATCAAACCCAAAGACTGTATAGTTGCTCAGCCTTATATTGGTCTTGGGCCGCTTCACACAACGTATGACGGCAGAGGAAACGCCTACACGTCAGTGTTTATTGACAGCACCAATGTTAAGTGGAACATCCAGAAGGCTATTGATGCCGAAAAATTGGGCGCTGAAGAGAAAAAGAAAAACGCTCACATTATTGACGTTTTAGATATTCACTATCAGGTCGGACACATAATGGCCTCAATGGCTGAGACGAAAGAGGCCGATGGCAAATGGCTCATCTCTTTGAACAAATTTTCAAAAGACAGGTTCCTTAACGTGGGCCCAGCTAAAAACGAGTGCGAACAGCTCATTGATATATCCGGCGAGAAGTTGAAACTTGTTCACGACTCAGCCATATACATTGAGCCGCATGACTGTATAATTGTAAGAAGAGACATCGTTGAAAAGGTCGTAAAAGACAGATACAACATGTTTGAGCATCCGCTTGCCGTAACAAAGAGCGGTGTGGAAAGAAAAGGAAACAAGGTTACTGTAAAACTTACAGCAAACGCCCCTGTGTTTGGCCTTCAAGAGGTTAAACTCAAAAAAGGTGATGACGTCACAGTTATTGTTACAAACAATGACGAGATTTCAGACCTGGGACACGGATTTGCGCTCTCCAATTACAACATCAATTTTGTTGTCTCCCCGTTTCAAACTAAGTCGGTAACGTTTAAAGCTGACAAACCGGGAGTTCATTGGGCATATTGCACCAATTTCTGCCATGCCCTCCACCTGGAAATGAGAATGAGGTTTATAATAACCTAA
- a CDS encoding FMN-binding protein, with the protein MKFRIVIKTVVLAVLFACSMAYAGNWSYFEHRYEYKPEDVLKADKFVQKEHYLEGFMGGKLVGYVINSKDFSLNHVGYSGKHIETLIGMDTAGNLTGVKVLFHSEPIVLIGLKEDNFKDFITKYVGKNVVKGVSLGNDIKMDALTGATVTAVVENAIILESAKKVAVAAGLIKYSEKKGKRLSKKFEALGFSELVASGGVKNLVINPKDLGIEGKEAFLDLYVGVVSSPTIGKNILGERAFNELMSTLKDDEHAIFIAARGKGSFKGSGFARGGVFERFSLEQENRSYVFTDKDYKILTELSAKGAPEIHEGGVFIIRGKDFDPALPFKLKLMLTFREGVTKKFYSTTVDYELSERFME; encoded by the coding sequence GTGAAATTCAGAATAGTTATCAAAACGGTTGTATTGGCAGTGCTTTTTGCGTGTTCTATGGCGTATGCCGGAAATTGGTCGTATTTTGAGCATAGATATGAGTACAAGCCTGAGGACGTATTGAAGGCAGATAAGTTTGTACAAAAAGAGCATTATCTTGAAGGATTTATGGGCGGTAAACTTGTTGGTTATGTGATTAACTCAAAGGATTTCAGTTTAAATCATGTCGGGTATTCCGGTAAACACATTGAGACTTTGATAGGAATGGACACGGCAGGTAATTTGACTGGAGTCAAGGTGCTTTTTCACTCTGAGCCAATAGTGCTGATAGGGTTAAAAGAGGATAATTTTAAGGATTTTATTACAAAGTACGTTGGTAAGAATGTAGTAAAAGGCGTATCGCTTGGTAACGATATAAAAATGGATGCTCTTACGGGGGCTACTGTTACCGCAGTAGTGGAAAATGCCATAATTTTGGAATCGGCAAAGAAGGTTGCTGTGGCAGCCGGCTTGATTAAATATAGCGAGAAAAAGGGTAAGAGACTCAGCAAGAAATTTGAAGCATTAGGATTTAGCGAGCTGGTAGCCTCAGGGGGAGTTAAGAACCTTGTCATAAACCCTAAAGACCTTGGAATTGAGGGTAAAGAAGCATTTTTGGATTTGTATGTTGGAGTAGTGTCTTCTCCCACAATCGGCAAAAACATTTTGGGTGAGCGTGCCTTCAATGAGCTAATGTCAACGTTAAAAGATGATGAGCACGCCATATTCATAGCAGCCCGCGGGAAGGGTTCGTTTAAAGGCTCCGGGTTTGCTCGCGGCGGTGTGTTTGAAAGATTCAGCCTTGAGCAGGAAAACAGAAGCTATGTGTTTACCGACAAGGACTATAAAATCCTGACTGAACTATCGGCTAAAGGCGCACCTGAAATTCATGAGGGCGGAGTGTTTATCATAAGAGGTAAGGATTTTGATCCAGCATTACCCTTTAAATTAAAACTCATGTTAACGTTTAGAGAAGGAGTGACAAAGAAGTTTTATTCAACCACGGTTGACTATGAGCTTTCAGAAAGGTTTATGGAGTAA
- a CDS encoding 4Fe-4S binding protein, with the protein MDTALWKIIWAQKTVHISLFAALIAAVVVVFLLKNRLSKKPAVFNIIRYGILTASFFYVGLYLKAQPTTTNIGIAISSAKDGNFPLELFLMEPFIFLSFAFIIVSSIIWGRGAYCGWLCPYGAMLELLNAVIGKRVNLKVPQGVHKVLLKLKYAALAAIVGVAWYNFMLSEYLTEVEPFKTFVLKLNRQWYFVAYFFVLTILSLIVYRAFCRYLCPLGAAISVPAVLKKILPISRLKRRALCVSCKVCAKSCASAAISSTGVINYAECMHCFDCQMIYHDTHRCTELIGKKR; encoded by the coding sequence GTGGATACCGCTCTTTGGAAAATCATCTGGGCACAGAAGACTGTACATATTTCGCTTTTTGCTGCCTTGATTGCTGCGGTCGTAGTTGTGTTTCTTTTGAAAAACCGACTGTCAAAGAAACCGGCGGTTTTTAATATAATCCGATACGGCATTTTGACAGCTTCGTTTTTCTATGTCGGACTGTATTTAAAAGCACAGCCAACCACAACAAATATCGGTATAGCGATAAGCTCTGCCAAAGATGGCAATTTTCCTCTTGAGTTGTTTCTTATGGAGCCGTTTATTTTTCTGTCTTTTGCGTTTATTATTGTGAGCTCCATAATATGGGGGCGCGGCGCCTACTGCGGGTGGCTCTGTCCTTATGGGGCTATGCTTGAGTTATTAAACGCAGTTATCGGTAAAAGGGTTAACCTTAAAGTGCCTCAAGGCGTGCACAAAGTGTTGCTAAAGTTAAAATACGCAGCGCTTGCTGCAATTGTTGGTGTTGCATGGTATAACTTCATGCTCTCTGAGTATCTGACAGAAGTGGAGCCTTTTAAAACCTTTGTGCTGAAACTAAACAGGCAATGGTATTTTGTGGCGTACTTTTTTGTGCTAACAATTCTTTCATTAATTGTATATCGGGCATTTTGCCGATACCTGTGTCCATTGGGAGCGGCAATATCAGTTCCGGCAGTTTTGAAAAAAATCCTTCCGATAAGCAGACTTAAACGAAGGGCGCTCTGCGTCAGTTGTAAAGTGTGTGCCAAATCCTGCGCCAGTGCGGCAATCAGCAGCACTGGCGTCATCAACTATGCCGAGTGTATGCACTGCTTTGACTGCCAGATGATTTACCATGATACACACAGATGTACCGAGCTTATTGGTAAAAAAAGGTGA
- the nosD gene encoding nitrous oxide reductase family maturation protein NosD, which produces MNIIRLIFVSIAVFLVSTASAESAVLKVGNGGFKTINAALGKAKPGDTVEVNGGTYAEILKLDKKIHIKGVNNPVIVSKGGNIVDILSSDVTFEGFTLKYEGKHVTEDVAVAIHGGTMGVRIQNNIFKNVMFGVKVLESFDTAITDNVIEGVDDKDESNRGTCITAVGTLNLEVSGNKVTSCRDGIYMEVSHYSTVTGNEVTKSRYAIHTMWVDSGNFSDNTVIDNLVGMAIMYTKHTVINRNVAVGNKTHGLLINQTIRSEINENISIGNSKGIFLYNSIEDEVKSNLIMNNNIGIHSWGGSEENKVTGNSLIDNEVQVKYVAAKDQEWSGNYWSDYLGWDMTGKGTGDMPYESNTVVDHIFWRYPLAKLLYSSPAMHVLKIIEKQFPILKVPKVTDKAPSMVPFHKDWKALKAKYEKYQPANYHIDSVKLSNTGGM; this is translated from the coding sequence GTGAACATTATCCGGTTGATTTTCGTATCTATTGCTGTTTTTTTAGTTTCTACTGCAAGCGCAGAGTCCGCCGTATTAAAAGTCGGCAACGGCGGTTTTAAGACAATTAATGCGGCTCTCGGTAAGGCAAAACCTGGGGATACGGTAGAGGTCAATGGCGGCACATACGCTGAGATACTTAAATTGGATAAGAAAATACATATAAAAGGCGTCAATAATCCCGTTATAGTTTCCAAAGGCGGTAATATTGTTGACATACTCAGTTCAGATGTAACCTTTGAGGGCTTTACGCTTAAATATGAAGGAAAGCACGTTACAGAGGATGTGGCAGTAGCGATACACGGTGGAACTATGGGAGTACGAATACAAAACAATATTTTTAAAAACGTTATGTTCGGGGTGAAGGTTTTAGAGAGTTTTGATACTGCAATTACAGATAACGTAATAGAGGGTGTTGACGACAAAGACGAATCAAACCGCGGCACATGTATAACAGCAGTGGGTACATTAAACCTTGAGGTGAGCGGCAATAAGGTCACAAGCTGCCGCGATGGCATTTACATGGAGGTTTCACACTATTCAACGGTAACCGGTAATGAGGTGACAAAATCTCGTTACGCCATTCATACAATGTGGGTTGACTCCGGTAATTTCAGTGACAACACCGTCATTGACAATCTTGTCGGTATGGCCATCATGTACACCAAGCACACAGTTATAAACAGAAACGTTGCAGTTGGAAACAAGACTCACGGATTATTAATAAACCAGACGATAAGAAGCGAAATAAATGAAAACATATCTATAGGTAACTCAAAGGGAATATTCCTGTACAATTCAATAGAAGATGAGGTAAAATCTAATCTCATAATGAATAACAACATTGGAATTCACAGTTGGGGAGGCTCAGAGGAAAATAAAGTAACAGGCAATTCTCTAATTGACAATGAAGTGCAGGTAAAGTATGTGGCAGCTAAAGACCAGGAGTGGAGCGGCAACTATTGGAGCGACTATCTGGGCTGGGATATGACAGGCAAGGGCACAGGGGATATGCCCTATGAGTCAAACACAGTGGTTGACCATATTTTTTGGCGTTATCCTTTAGCTAAACTTCTCTACAGCAGCCCTGCTATGCATGTTTTAAAAATAATAGAAAAACAGTTCCCAATATTGAAAGTTCCAAAGGTGACAGACAAAGCTCCCTCGATGGTTCCTTTTCATAAGGATTGGAAAGCGTTGAAGGCAAAATACGAAAAATATCAACCCGCCAATTATCATATAGATTCAGTGAAACTCTCTAACACCGGAGGCATGTAG
- a CDS encoding ABC transporter ATP-binding protein, with product MKISFKEVTKRYGDFVALEKINLEIVQGETFGLVGPNGSGKSTLMRLLLGIIKPTEGTVLFDGVSLSEKGWIEIRKQIGYMPERVSFYDNLTGLETLEHFARIKGGSVSNIKGVLGKILSDEALNRRVGGYSKGMRQRINLAQALLNNPALLVLDEPTSGLDPVGVRELYGILDELKSVRNMTIVLSSHILAEIEEKVQRVGIMKEGNIKATGSLEELYRGFNLPLRLVIMLKEDGDKRIVELLKAEGMDSMVIRDGTLTTDLPRDKKMSVLSCILEHKDSFSDFTVREPSLEEVFFGIH from the coding sequence GTGAAAATTAGCTTCAAAGAGGTGACAAAACGTTACGGGGATTTTGTTGCGCTGGAAAAAATTAATCTTGAGATAGTGCAGGGCGAGACGTTTGGTCTTGTGGGGCCAAATGGCTCAGGAAAGTCAACCCTGATGAGGCTTCTGCTTGGCATAATAAAACCCACCGAGGGCACTGTGCTCTTTGACGGAGTATCGCTTAGCGAAAAGGGCTGGATAGAGATAAGAAAACAGATTGGATATATGCCAGAACGGGTGTCCTTTTATGACAACCTTACGGGGCTTGAGACACTGGAACACTTTGCCAGAATTAAGGGCGGCAGTGTTAGTAACATCAAAGGCGTGCTCGGAAAGATTCTTTCAGATGAGGCGCTAAATAGAAGAGTAGGGGGGTATTCTAAGGGTATGCGTCAGCGGATTAATCTGGCTCAGGCGCTTCTTAATAATCCCGCTCTTTTGGTGTTGGATGAGCCAACGTCAGGGCTTGATCCGGTTGGAGTGCGAGAGCTATACGGAATCCTTGATGAGTTAAAAAGCGTAAGGAATATGACCATAGTGCTGTCCTCTCACATACTTGCTGAGATAGAGGAAAAAGTACAGCGAGTCGGGATTATGAAAGAGGGAAATATAAAGGCCACAGGCTCGCTTGAGGAGCTTTACCGTGGGTTTAATCTCCCGCTTAGACTGGTTATAATGCTCAAAGAAGACGGCGACAAGAGGATTGTTGAGCTGTTAAAGGCAGAGGGCATGGACAGTATGGTTATCAGAGACGGCACTCTTACAACTGACCTGCCAAGAGATAAAAAAATGAGTGTGCTTAGCTGCATATTAGAACATAAGGATTCGTTTTCAGATTTCACAGTGCGGGAGCCAAGTCTTGAGGAGGTGTTTTTTGGTATTCACTGA
- a CDS encoding ABC transporter permease subunit, whose product MVFTDALRAMAVKELSDKLKSKWVIVITLVFAFFTLIIAYFGSVSSGVVSFTNMSATIASLTSLAVYFIPILSLTLGGGIIADERDRHTLDLYMASPISVFEFLAGKFIGLAASLTIPIIVGFCLPGFILVIKAGPGSFASFLMFVVNSIFLGIMFLSLSFLVSVLIVERSKSIAFTVFLWLLFTILYDLALVGMLIVTKGVLSPNVFSILLMLNPVDVYRILNFITIGQFSVILGLASVELPSFMSRYVLWAVNLFWIVTPLLISYFVFKRKYLK is encoded by the coding sequence TTGGTATTCACTGATGCGCTAAGAGCGATGGCTGTCAAGGAGTTATCGGATAAATTAAAAAGCAAATGGGTCATTGTAATAACGCTTGTGTTTGCTTTTTTTACTTTGATAATTGCCTATTTTGGTTCGGTATCCTCTGGGGTTGTATCATTTACAAACATGAGCGCAACTATTGCAAGTCTTACAAGTCTTGCGGTTTATTTTATTCCCATTCTTTCCTTAACTCTTGGCGGCGGAATCATTGCTGATGAGAGAGACAGGCACACGCTTGATTTATACATGGCGTCGCCAATTTCAGTGTTTGAGTTTTTGGCGGGAAAATTCATTGGGCTTGCTGCCTCACTGACTATTCCAATTATTGTCGGGTTTTGTCTTCCAGGATTTATACTTGTCATTAAGGCAGGACCAGGGTCGTTTGCCAGTTTTTTGATGTTTGTCGTTAATTCTATCTTTCTTGGAATCATGTTTTTAAGCCTGTCGTTTCTTGTATCGGTTCTAATAGTGGAAAGAAGCAAATCCATTGCGTTTACGGTGTTTTTGTGGCTTTTGTTTACAATCCTATATGATTTAGCTTTGGTAGGGATGCTTATTGTCACAAAGGGAGTTCTTAGCCCAAACGTATTTTCCATCCTTCTGATGCTTAACCCTGTGGACGTCTATAGAATCCTTAATTTTATCACAATAGGGCAGTTCTCGGTAATTCTTGGACTTGCCTCAGTTGAGCTCCCCAGCTTTATGAGCAGGTATGTCTTGTGGGCTGTCAATCTGTTTTGGATTGTTACGCCGCTTTTGATTAGCTATTTTGTGTTCAAGAGAAAATACTTAAAATAA